The DNA window GCGATCGAAGAAGCCTTCTTTACGAAGTCGGACGCTAAAGGGTTTGTCTTTCACGCTCAGCGCGCCGGTTTCAGCCACGACGTCATCCAGATAAACCATCAGTTTGATTTCCTGCTTTGGGCAGTTGTCGAGGTGCCAGAGGAAACTGGAGTCCGGCTTATCCGGTGTCGGCAAAGTCCGGTAGAAAGTGACCGCAAAAATCTTGAAATGACAGCCGTAGTAATTTTCGACGACGGCTTCCATGTCGGCATCGATGAAATCGATGACTTCAGGGACGAGTTCAAGTCCGTCAATCAAGCGATGCATGCCGTAATTGACGACAAACCCGTTGCTCTGTTCCTCGAAGCGCTTGTCGACCATCTCCTTGATGGCGCGTAGTCGCTCGGGTGTCATCTGAGCCGGAGGAGGCAGCACCTCGAATCCGTTCGCCTTGAACCTGCTCGCGGCGGCGAGCTGTTCGGGCGTGGGCTTTGAGCGCGCCTTCCAGTTGCGTCGCGCCATACTCTCGTATGAGGCGTATCGCATATTGACCTTGAGGGAGTGATTGTTGCCGAATAGCGCCACGCGTGTCTGCATCCGCGCTCTCGAAGCCAATTTGCGAAGCGATTGCATTTCCGACTCTCCCGGAGTGTAAATTATTGGGTCGCAGTGTTGCGCTTGGACAGGCGGAAGACGACCGAAGACGTGTATCTGCCCTCGTTCTCGAAATCTTCGTTCCAGTACACGTGACCAACATTAGCGTTGAATACTTCCAGCAAACTACGCGGCCCCTCGCTCAGATTGTTTTTCCCGAACCGGTTTCCTGCGCCAGGCGCAAGATGTTCGAACACAAAAACGATCAACGCCCCGTCCTTCGCAACACGGATGGTTTCCTCGATGGCTTTCGGAATATCGTCGCTGTAGGTGATCACGAAAGCGCTGTAGACGACGTCAAAGCAACTGTCGGAGAACTTCAGCTCATGCATGTCCATCAATTGCACGGCAGGAGAGTACGAAAACAGATCGATCGCCGTGAGCTTGGCGGCATCAAATCCGTACGACGACAGCAGCAATAATTCCGCTTCATTGCGCGGGCCAACCACGAGGGTGTCAAGCGTATGAAGCTTTATCCCGCGGATGGAGCGCAGGATCGCAATAATCCGCTCGGTTCGTCCTCGATTGATGATGTTGATGTTACCGAGATTGTACGGCAACACCTGCTCAGCGACGAAGTTGCTGTCAACGCCGTCTCCTTTGACGAGTTGCTTGAGCTTGTGCCCCGTCAAGCGCCAGTACAGCCGTCGCGAATGGAAACGGAAGGCGAAGACGACCGGCGTCAGTAGGAGATAATTCCTGAGTGAAGGAAGCACCGGGGACATCGGCACCAGAAATCGGCCAACGAAATCCTTGACCCTTCGCAAGAGCGAGGGAGCCGCTGCGGCGTTGCCCGCTTTGTCCAATGTCACACCCGCTTTCACGATTTGGTTGCCCCGCCGTGGTCCCGCACTCTCGGCTGCTTCTTAACGGCATTTAAGTTGGCCCGCAAGCTGAGACCCCCGGTACATCAATCCTTTCAGTGGCATAGCGCGCGCGATCAGTCGGTGCCGGAGGGTGCACATGAGCGTTCGGCAGGGTTCGCTGCTGTTTCGGGTTGGAACCGGGTGGCCCGTCAAATTTGTCTGTCGCTTCGTGGCCACACTTCAATTTCTCGTTTGTGTGAAGGCGATTACGAATTCCCGATCCAGCGAGGCGTGCGAACTCGAAACAAGACCCAGGGGAGTAACGACAATCCGGCGCGGGCAAGCCTTCGTTCAATCGAAAGCGCCAGGGCGAGAGTCGCGATCTTTATCCAATATGTTTCAACCAAGACGAAATTGAGCATGCCTCCGATGTACATGACGTAGAAGCCGAACAGAATGTACAGCGAAAGAAAAGCGGACACATAGTCGCCGCGCAGTGTTCCTCGAACGACATAGGCCGTTAAGGCTGCAGCGATGCATCCCGCTCCAAGCAAAAATGGCCATGCGAAATAGAGGCCAAAGAGTTCGAAAAAGATCTCAGGGAAGCCGCCTGCAAACTGGAATCCACGCAGGATCTGGTCCGTGGTCCGAGGTTCGCCAATGCTTTCGAACATCAGATATTGGATCGACGTATTGCGCGCCGGATCAACAGGGTCTTCAAACAGGAAATGAAAGGTAAGCGACGGGTTTAATTGCTTGTCCTCAAAAACACGCTCGAACGATGTCCATCCAATCTCACTTGGTTGAATCAGAGTGCGTTCAAATGCCTGATGCCATATCTCGCTGTCCTTATATCCCCTCACGTTTGCAAGGTTGTTATATATGGCGAAGGATATCAATCCGGCTAAAGCGACCAGCGCGCCTGCAGCGGTCAGGCGGGATGCCCGAGAAGCGAAACTGCGACGTATCCAGGAGAACCAGGCGCCATCCGAAGTTCGGTTCTGCAACGCGACGACCGCTGCCCAGGGGGTGATGAAGAAGCTGAACTGACTGTAGAACGCAGAAAACCTGTTTCCGGTAAGAAATGCATAGGCGGCCAATGCGCACATAAGCCCCGGAAAGCGCCAATCAAAGCGGCCCCGCCGAATGTACGCCGCGGCGAACATTAGTCCCCACCAGAAGGTAACAAAATTCCCGTATCTGTTTATCCAGCGATGCGCCGGACCACCCGTATAATTAAAGCGTTCGATCTGGTTGAAGAGAGGGATCGTACCTCGATGCACAAGGTCGAAAAATAGGAAGATCAGAAATATTAGTGACAATACAAATGTTAGATCCGAAAGAGATATTTCGCCGGAAGCGGCAGGTCGACTTCTCTGGGCGTCAGTGCACCACCGATCGATTGCGCTTTGCCTGAAAAAATAGAGAAACGGAATCAGGCTGACGACATAGGCAATGGAGTGAACAACCGTCGCGGTTCCCGGGCCTATGCTGCGGACAAGCTGCGAGGAATAAACCGGCCCTGCCAGATCGATATACATCGTGGCCGCCATTCGCCAAGCCAGGGTAAAGATGATGAAGAAGAAGCCAACGAAAATGACCGGGCGGCGGTTTACGAGGTAAAAAAGAAAAACAAAAAAGGACAGGCCGAACAACAAATCGGCGATGCGCTCGCTCGTCGAAATCATATGTCGGTATTCCGCCGCTTTGAGGGGTAAATTTCCAGCCCCAGCGCGAGGATGAGCGTAAACAGAATTATGCCAAGGCCTGCGAGAGCGGATAGCCGGACGCTATTGTTCGACAGAGGCCCATTAACGTAGACGTCGTTTTCGGCAGGAAATGTTGTCTTCGTCATATAGGCCTTGGCTGCCTCAAGCTGACGCAGGTGCTCACGGGTTTCGTTCCAGGTCACCCAGAGGTTCGATTTCGGGCTATCCGCATCGGTGGATGGCTGAAATCCGGGCTGTACTTTGGCGTCCTCCCATTTCTGAAGCTGCGCCGATCGCTCCCGCAAATCATCAATGGCCGTTTGCAGCATCTTGGCGTCCTGATCGAACAGTTCTTCATGGCGTTGCTCGATTCGATCGGCGATGGTTCGATAGGCCGCGCGGCAATCCGCGGCTGATGCTGCAGTCAAGTCAATCTCGATGTCGTAGTCATTCAGCGCATG is part of the Bradyrhizobium canariense genome and encodes:
- a CDS encoding class I SAM-dependent methyltransferase, with product MKAGVTLDKAGNAAAAPSLLRRVKDFVGRFLVPMSPVLPSLRNYLLLTPVVFAFRFHSRRLYWRLTGHKLKQLVKGDGVDSNFVAEQVLPYNLGNINIINRGRTERIIAILRSIRGIKLHTLDTLVVGPRNEAELLLLSSYGFDAAKLTAIDLFSYSPAVQLMDMHELKFSDSCFDVVYSAFVITYSDDIPKAIEETIRVAKDGALIVFVFEHLAPGAGNRFGKNNLSEGPRSLLEVFNANVGHVYWNEDFENEGRYTSSVVFRLSKRNTATQ
- a CDS encoding DUF6418 domain-containing protein gives rise to the protein MISTSERIADLLFGLSFFVFLFYLVNRRPVIFVGFFFIIFTLAWRMAATMYIDLAGPVYSSQLVRSIGPGTATVVHSIAYVVSLIPFLYFFRQSAIDRWCTDAQRSRPAASGEISLSDLTFVLSLIFLIFLFFDLVHRGTIPLFNQIERFNYTGGPAHRWINRYGNFVTFWWGLMFAAAYIRRGRFDWRFPGLMCALAAYAFLTGNRFSAFYSQFSFFITPWAAVVALQNRTSDGAWFSWIRRSFASRASRLTAAGALVALAGLISFAIYNNLANVRGYKDSEIWHQAFERTLIQPSEIGWTSFERVFEDKQLNPSLTFHFLFEDPVDPARNTSIQYLMFESIGEPRTTDQILRGFQFAGGFPEIFFELFGLYFAWPFLLGAGCIAAALTAYVVRGTLRGDYVSAFLSLYILFGFYVMYIGGMLNFVLVETYWIKIATLALALSIERRLARAGLSLLPWVLFRVRTPRWIGNS